One Hyla sarda isolate aHylSar1 chromosome 11, aHylSar1.hap1, whole genome shotgun sequence genomic window carries:
- the LOC130295861 gene encoding cytochrome P450 1B1-like, producing MSPMDHIEAAGPWEDWRSSVHPALLCSFVFLICLEACLWVRGHGQKKSPPGPFPWPLVGNAMQLGQMPHLTFCKMAQIYGNVFKIRLGTHDIVVLNGESTIRQALVKHSAEFAGRPNFPSFKVISGGKSMAFSTYSHVWRAHKKMAHSTLRAFSTLNTASTRLFEEHVASEAEDLIRVFLHLSAGGGYFHPHHECTVAIANVICALCFGRRYSHDDQEFKALVGRNDKFGQTVGSGSLVDLLPWLQSFPNPVRSLYQSFKDLNVEFFDFVKDKVRQHRETYNPTVTRDMSDAFIGLIDHGVGAGEVLSKDYVETTVMDLLGAGQDTNSTALSWIILLLIKYPEIQKKLQEEIDRVVGQERMPCAEDRAKLPYVQAFIYESLRFSSFVPLTIPHSTTRDVVIDGFYIPRDTIVFVNQWSVNHDVDKWTNPDQFQPERFLDENDHLNKDLIYGVMIFSLGKRRCIGDQLSMLQLFLFTSILLHQCSFLADPKEELTMNGINGLAIKPAPYRVCVRARGPKTGPASP from the coding sequence ATGTCTCCAATGGATCATATAGAGGCAGCCGGACCCTGGGAGGACTGGAGGAGCAGCGTCCACCCGGCCCTCCTATGCTCCTTCGTGTTCCTCATCTGCCTGGAGGCTTGTCTGTGGGTCCGAGGTCATGGACAGAAGAAGAGCCCCCCGGGTCCTTTTCCTTGGCCACTGGTGGGCAATGCCATGCAGCTAGGACAAATGCCCCATCTAACATTTTGCAAGATGGCACAAATCTATGGAAATGTCTTCAAGATAAGGCTGGGCACCCATGATATCGTCGTCCTGAACGGAGAGTCAACCATCAGACAAGCTTTGGTGAAGCACAGTGCAGAGTTTGCTGGTAGACCCAACTTCCCCTCCTTCAAGGTGATATCGGGAGGTAAGAGCATGGCATTTAGCACGTACAGTCATGTGTGGAGAGCTCACAAGAAGATGGCCCACTCAACCCTTAGAGCCTTTTCCACGCTCAATACAGCAAGCACCAGGCTCTTTGAGGAACATGTAGCGTCTGAGGCTGAAGACCTCATCCGAGTGTTCCTGCACCTCAGTGCTGGGGGTGGGTACTTCCACCCTCACCACGAGTGCACCGTGGCCATTGCCAACGTGATCTGTGCCTTGTGCTTCGGTAGACGCTACAGCCACGACGACCAAGAGTTCAAGGCCCTTGTCGGAAGGAATGATAAATTTGGGCAAACGGTGGGATCCGGTAGCCTGGTGGACCTTCTGCCGTGGCTCCAGTCCTTTCCTAACCCTGTGAGGAGTCTCTATCAGAGTTTTAAAGACTTGAACGTTGAGTTTTTCGACTTTGTGAAGGATAAAGTCCGTCAGCACCGAGAGACTTACAACCCTACGGTCACCAGAGACATGAGCGATGCCTTCATAGGGCTCATTGACCATGGGGTGGGGGCAGGAGAAGTGCTGAGCAAGGACTATGTGGAGACTACAGTCATGGATTTGTTGGGTGCCGGTCAGGACACAAACTCTACAGCTCTGTCCTGGATCATTCTCCTgctcatcaagtatccggagatCCAGAAGAAGCTTCAGGAGGAGATAGACAGGGTGGTGGGGCAGGAGAGGATGCCCTGTGCGGAGGATAGAGCCAAGCTTCCTTATGTCCAAGCCTTCATCTACGAGTCCCTGCGCTTCAGCAGCTTTGTGCCATTGACCATCCCTCACTCTACTACCAGGGACGTCGTCATCGATGGCTTCTACATCCCTAGAGACACTATAGTGTTTGTCAACCAATGGTCGGTCAACCATGATGTGGACAAATGGACAAATCCTGACCAATTCCAACCCGAAAGGTTCTTGGATGAGAATGACCATCTCAACAAAGACCTCATCTATGGAGTGATGATCTTCTCACTGGGGAAAAGGAGATGTATTGGGGACCAGCTCTCCATGCTGCAGCTCTTCCTCTTCACCTCCATCCTCCTGCATCAGTGTTCATTCCTAGCGGATCCCAAAGAGGAGCTGACCATGAATGGAATCAATGGCCTGGCCATCAAGCCTGCTCCTTATAGAGTATGTGTGAGGGCCCGGGGACCCAAGACTGGACCGGCATCTCcataa